A single Opisthocomus hoazin isolate bOpiHoa1 chromosome 1, bOpiHoa1.hap1, whole genome shotgun sequence DNA region contains:
- the LOC142360891 gene encoding histone H2A type 1-like — translation MSSGNPSPATGATGQGQQGGPGQAGTDRRGAETPERAASGVSGAEEVCTVPEQEMETEETGSGGPSEGSEAKPRKSRCSRSSRAGLLFPVSRVERQLRSGRFAERVGAQAPVFLAAVLQWVTRQAMDVAGRASKRSKQQCISPSHLQTAVRESSALKRLLRGGVHWRRGGTVPRSQRVGSPSRKRTTTSKKRHPKHRAAPARAFPAVK, via the coding sequence atgAGCTCAGGCAACcccagcccagcgacaggagccaCCGGCCAGGGCCAGCAAGGAGGGCCAGGACAGGCGGGCACGGACAGGCGCGGCGCAGAGACACCGGAGAGAGCTGCGAGTGGCGTGTCGGGAGCAGAGGAGGTCTGCACGGTGCCCGAGCAGGAGATGGAGACCGAAGAGACGGGCTCCGGGGGCCCCTCCGAAGGCAGCGAAGCAAAGCCCAGGAAGagccgctgctcccgctcctcccgggccGGGCTGCTCTTCCCCGTCAGCCGCGTGGAACGGCAGCTGCGCAGCGGCCGCTTTGCGGAGCGCGTTGGAGCCCAGGCCCCCGTcttcctggctgcggtgctgcagtGGGTGACGCGCCAGGCCATGGACGTGGCCGGCAGGGCttccaagaggagcaagcagcagtgcaTTTCTCCATCGCACTTGCAGACGGCCGTGCGGGAGAGCTCCGCGCTCAAGCGGCTCCTACGAGGCGGCGTGCACTGGCGCCGCGGCGGGACtgtcccccgcagccagcgcgtGGGCTCACCCTCCAGAAAGAGGACGACCACCAGTAAGAAGAGACACCCCAAGCACAGGGCTGCACCTGCCCgtgcctttcctgctgtgaagtgA
- the LOC142360883 gene encoding olfactory receptor 2A14-like: MLSRCGFSLGFQCINCMHLASTGYDRCTSVCRPLQSPCHRKPQVLPSADNYVAICHPLRYALIMNWRVCLHLAAVSWAFGFVFGTLQASLALRLPFCGPCEVDHFFCEILAVLKLACTDTTPNKVLIFAVCVCFLLFPVALILVSYLHILATILRVRSAPGWHKTFSICGSHLTVVGLFYGNAIFMYMGPRSNNSSGREKVLSLFYSLVSPSLNPLIYSLRNKQVKEALLKLQRRRRILRFV, from the coding sequence ATGCTATCCAGATGTGGTTTTTCCCTTGGCTTTCAATGCATCAATTGCATGCACCTAGCATCAACGGGATATGATCGTTGTACCTCAGTCTGCAGGCCTTTGCAATCACCATGTCATCGTAAGCCACAAGTTCTGCCTTCTGCTGACAACTATGTGGCAATCTGCCATCCCCTCCGCTATGCCCTCATCATGAACTGGAGGGTGTGCCTCCACCTTGCCGCAGTTTCATGGGCTTTTGGGTTCGTATTTGGTACACTACAAGCCTCTCTGGCTTTACGTCTGCCTTTCTGTGGCCCCTGCGAGGttgaccacttcttctgtgaaatccttgCTGTCTTAAAGCTGGCCTGCACTGACACTACTCCCAATAAAGTCCTGATCTTTGCTGTTTGTGTgtgcttcctcctcttccctgtagCTTTAATCCTAGTTTCCTACCTGCACATCCTGGCCACCATTCTGCGCGTCCGCTCCGCACCAGGATGGCACAAAACGTTCTCCATCTGTGGCTCCCACCTGACTGTGGTAGGTCTGTTTTATGGAAATGCCATCTTCATGTACATGGGGCCCAGGAGCAACAACTCATCTGGGAGGGAGAAAGTTCTTTCCCTTTTCTACAGTCTCGTCAGCCCCAGTTTGAACCCACTGATTTACAGTCTCAGgaacaagcaagtgaaggaagccttgctgaagcttcagagaaggagaagaatCCTTCGTTTTGTGTAG